The Deltaproteobacteria bacterium genome includes a region encoding these proteins:
- a CDS encoding DEAD/DEAH box helicase, which produces MYKLRPYQTEAVQSAVDHFRHQRSPAVIVLPTGAGKSLVIAELARIAKGRVLVLAHVKELVEQNYGKYISYDLSAGIYSAGLDRKDSAEKVIFGSIQSVARAKREFFAAFSLLIIDECHRVSLAEDTQYAQVIRILRAANPKLCILGLTATPYRLGLGWIYQYHHRGMIRTEQERFFKKCVYELSLATMINQGYLTQPIKIDAPVACYDFSQLKLSGAQGSFALAEVEKVLKDQSRVTPVIVENIIDMARDRQGVMIFTSSVRHAEEIFKLLPQEMSAVVVGETEGSQRDAIIHRFKQRELKFLVNVSVLTTGFDAPHVDVIAVLRPTESVSLYQQIVGRGLRLSPGKEDCLILDYTGQGHDLFRPEIEDSRPCAEAQIVIVPCPLCNYDNEFWGLVDDEGEIVEHFGRKCKGATECLETFKVERCSYFFRSKLCPHCDTENDIAARVCSGCNEMLVDPDKSLREAMSLKDAHVMRPDFMELHPRIDRRQQEFLEIRYYDCDGNHLKEFHYLNGKASIRAFNYGFLRMHLRRPEAAPEIAGVDDVISAQHLLRLPMFIIARKKKQFWEIREKVFL; this is translated from the coding sequence ATGTATAAGCTCAGACCCTATCAAACCGAGGCGGTGCAATCCGCTGTCGATCATTTTCGTCACCAGCGCAGTCCGGCGGTTATAGTGCTGCCTACTGGTGCCGGCAAAAGTCTGGTGATTGCAGAATTAGCACGTATAGCTAAAGGGCGCGTGCTGGTGCTTGCTCACGTTAAGGAGCTGGTCGAGCAGAACTATGGCAAGTACATCAGTTACGATCTCTCTGCCGGGATATATTCAGCGGGATTGGACCGGAAGGATAGTGCGGAGAAGGTGATCTTCGGCAGTATCCAGTCTGTGGCACGGGCTAAACGTGAATTTTTTGCCGCATTTTCACTCCTCATCATTGACGAGTGTCACCGTGTGTCGCTGGCTGAGGACACGCAGTACGCGCAGGTGATCCGGATTTTGCGTGCCGCTAATCCCAAACTGTGCATCCTGGGACTTACGGCGACGCCGTACCGACTGGGTCTAGGCTGGATCTACCAGTATCATCATCGAGGTATGATCAGGACTGAGCAGGAGCGGTTCTTTAAAAAGTGCGTCTATGAGCTATCGCTCGCCACCATGATCAATCAAGGTTATCTGACGCAGCCCATTAAGATTGATGCACCAGTGGCCTGCTACGACTTTTCGCAGCTGAAACTTTCGGGAGCTCAGGGCAGTTTTGCTTTGGCAGAGGTGGAGAAGGTCCTTAAAGATCAGTCGCGCGTCACTCCCGTGATTGTCGAAAATATTATCGACATGGCACGTGACCGTCAGGGCGTCATGATCTTTACGAGTTCCGTCAGACACGCGGAAGAGATCTTTAAATTACTACCGCAAGAAATGTCGGCGGTGGTTGTTGGTGAGACTGAGGGCTCTCAGCGTGACGCGATTATCCATAGATTTAAGCAGCGTGAGTTGAAGTTTCTCGTCAACGTATCGGTGCTTACCACGGGATTTGATGCTCCTCATGTCGATGTGATTGCTGTCTTGCGCCCTACCGAATCGGTAAGTCTCTATCAGCAAATTGTCGGTCGCGGGCTGCGCCTTAGTCCCGGCAAGGAAGATTGTTTAATCCTTGATTACACCGGCCAGGGTCATGATTTATTCAGGCCTGAGATTGAGGACTCGCGACCATGTGCCGAGGCGCAAATTGTGATCGTCCCATGTCCCCTCTGCAACTACGACAATGAGTTCTGGGGTTTAGTGGACGACGAAGGTGAGATCGTCGAACACTTTGGTCGCAAGTGCAAGGGAGCTACGGAATGCCTGGAGACGTTCAAAGTGGAGCGTTGCTCTTACTTTTTCCGCTCTAAACTATGTCCCCATTGCGACACGGAAAATGACATTGCCGCCCGCGTTTGCTCTGGCTGTAACGAGATGCTGGTCGATCCTGATAAGTCCTTGCGCGAGGCTATGAGCCTTAAGGATGCCCATGTGATGCGCCCCGATTTCATGGAGCTACATCCGCGCATCGACCGGCGCCAGCAGGAATTTCTGGAGATTCGCTACTACGACTGCGACGGCAATCACCTGAAGGAATTCCATTATCTAAACGGAAAGGCCAGTATCCGGGCGTTTAACTACGGATTTTTGCGCATGCACCTGCGGCGCCCAGAAGCAGCGCCAGAGATTGCCGGCGTGGACGATGTGATCAGTGCGCAGCATCTGCTTCGACTCCCGATGTTCATCATTGCGCGGAAGAAGAAGCAGTTTTGGGAGATACGGGAAAAGGTCTTTCTTTAG